From the genome of Miscanthus floridulus cultivar M001 chromosome 10, ASM1932011v1, whole genome shotgun sequence, one region includes:
- the LOC136487767 gene encoding cation-chloride cotransporter 2 isoform X5, protein MYVLGAVETFLDAIPSAGFFQETITVVNNTLVNGTTKSGAATISTPSLHDLQIYGVVVTILLCFIVFGGVKIINKVAPAFLVPVLFSILCIYIGVSIAPEPGASKGITGLSIVTLAENWSSEYQPTNNAGVPDPNGSIYWDFNALLGLFFPAVTGIMAGSNRSASLKDTQRSIPVGTISATLSTTLMYLISVFLFGALATREELLTDRLLAAAIAWPGPAVIYIGIILSTLGAALQSLTGAPRLLAAIANDDILPILNCFKAYEGSEPHVATLFTSFICIACVVIGNLDLITPTITMFFLLCYAGVNLSCFLLDLLDAPSWRPRWKIHHWVLSLIGASQCIVIMFMISWTFTVVSLGLASLIYYYVSLKGKAGDWGDGFKSAYFQLALRSLRSLGANNVHPKNWYPIPLIFCRPWGKLPENVPCHPKLADFANCMKKKGRGMSIFVSIIDGDFHESAEEANTAYRQLSAYIDYKHCEGVAEIIVARSISDGFRSIVQIMGLGNLKPNIVVMRYPEIWRRENLITQIPSSFISIINDCIIANKAIVIVKGLDEWPNEYQRLYGTIDLYWIVRDGGLMLLLSQLLLARDGFESCKVQVFCIAEEGTEAEELKADVKKYLYDLRMHAEVIVVTMKSMEARSEISPNAKKDPQEEYASAQDRIRAYLSQMKETAQREGRPLMEDGRQVVVNEEKVEKFLYTMLKLNTTIVKYSMMAAVVLVSLPPPPLNHPAYCYMEYMDMLVVNVPRMLIVRGYRRDVVTLFT, encoded by the exons AGACTATAACAGTGGTCAACAACACATTAGTAAATGGTACAACAAAAAGTGGTGCAGCAACTATATCAACACCTAGTCTGCATGACCTCCAGATCTATGGTGTCGTCGTGACCATATTACTCTGTTTTATTGTATTTGGCGGTGTCAAAATTATCAACAAGGTTGCACCTGCTTTCTTAGTACCAGTCCTCTTCTCAATACTATGCATTTATATTGGCGTCTCCATTGCACCAGAGCCTGGTGCTTCAA AGGGAATCACTGGGTTGAGTATCGTCACACTTGCGGAGAACTGGAGTTCAGAGTACCAACCTACAAACAATGCTGGGGTTCCTGATCCAAATGGGTCGATATATTGGGATTTTAA TGCATTGTTAGGACTCTTTTTCCCAGCAGTTACTGGAATCATGGCTGGTTCAAACCGGTCTGCTTCACTGAAAGACACACAGCGTTCCATACCAGTTGGAACAATAAGTGCTACCCTTTCAACTACACTGATGTATCTGATATCTGTGTTTCTTTTTGGAGCCTTGGCTACAAGAGAAGAGCTTCTAACTGACAG GCTTCTTGCTGCAGCAATTGCTTGGCCTGGTCCAGCAGTAATTTATATTGGAATTATTTTGTCCACTTTGGGTGCAGCACTACAGAGCTTGACCGGGGCTCCAAGGTTACTTGCAGCAATAGCGAATGATGACATCCTTCCCATTCTTAACTGTTTTAAGGCTTACGAAGGGTCTGAGCCTCATGTGGCAACTCTGTTTACAAGCTTCATATGTATTGCTTGTGTTGTGATCGGGAACCTGGATCTGATTACACCTACTATCACTATGTTTTTCCTTCTGTGTTATGCTGGTGTTAATTTGTCATGCTTTCTGCTGGATCTCCTTGATGCTCCTAGCTGGCGCCCTCGTTGGAAGATACACCATTGGGTCCTTTCGCTGATCGGTGCATCTCAATGTATTG TTATCATGTTTATGATCTCATGGACTTTTACCGTGGTCTCCCTTGGCCTCGCAAGCCTTATCTACTACTATGTCAGCTTAAAAGGAAAGGCTGGTGACTGGGGAGATGGATTTAAAAGTGCATACTTTCAACTGGCTCTGCGAAGCCTCCGATCGCTGGGAG CAAATAACGTACATCCAAAAAATTGGTACCCCATTCCTCTTATATTTTGCCGCCCTTGGGGTAAACTTCCAGAAAATGTCCCGTGCCATCCAAAACTTGCAGAttttgccaattgcatgaagaAAAAGGGCCGTGGCATGTCGATTTTTGTCTCAATCATTGATGGTGACTTCCATGAATCAGCTGAGGAAGCAAATACAGCTTACCGTCAACTTAGTGCCTATATTGACTATAAGCATTGTGAGGGTGTTGCTGAGATTATCGTTGCTCGCTCAATATCTGATGGTTTCCGCAGCATTGTTCAGATAATGGGCCTAGGCAACTTGAAGCCAAATATTGTTGTCATGCGTTATCCTGAGATATGGCGTCGTGAGAATCTAATAACACAGATACCGTCATCATTTATCAGCATCATAAATGACTGCATTATTGCTAACAAGGCTATTGTTATTGTGAAAGGACTTGATGAGTGGCCTAATGAGTACCAGAGACTGTATGGGACCATTGACCTATACTGGATTGTGAGGGATGGAGGACTAATGCTTCTGTTGTCTCAGCTCCTACTCGCCAGAGATGGTTTTGAAAGCTGTAAGGTTCAGGTATTCTGCATAGCAGAAGAGGGTACAGAAGCTGAGGAGCTAAAGGCTGATGTTAAAAAGTATCTGTATGATCTGCGGATGCATGCTGAGGTTATTGTTGTGACCATGAAGTCAATGGAAGCACGTTCTGAGATCAGCCCTAATGCTAAGAAGGATCCCCAAGAAGAATACGCAAGCGCTCAGGATAGAATCAGAGCATACCTTTCTCAGATGAAGGAGACTGCACAAAGAGAAGGGCGGCCACTGATGGAGGATGGCAGGCAAGTCGTGGTAAATGAAGAGAAGGTTGAGAAGTTCCTCTATACGATGCTAAAGCTGAATACAACTATCGTCAAGTACTCCATGATGGCGGCCGTGGTGCTGGTGAGCCTCCCACCACCACCTCTGAACCACCCGGCCTACTGCTACATGGAATATATGGATATGCTTGTCGTGAACGTCCCACGGATGCTGATAGTTAGGGGATATAGAAGAGATGTCGTGACACTTTTCACGTGA